TGGCTGACAATGTCTTTGTTTATTTATTTTcggcggggggtgggggtgtatGGAGTATGACTGGAGGAGCATGGCGAGGGGGAATCGCACACAGTTACACTGCAACACACAAAAAGTGCAAATGAAAAGAACCCCTCTTCTCGTGTGTATGAACGTGTGAAAGACAGCATATGTGgtctcccctttttcctcgcATCTTCTCATTGGGCGCCCTGGGGACGGATGCTTCAGCGTGATATCAGGGTCCAGTACACCCGCCGCACTGGGCGaagaagccaagcagccctTATACCTGCCAATGCAGAACCACATCTGGTGCTGGCGGGGTCAAGTAACCATGACACAGGGAACtcagagcgatgcaccgctaCTGATGTGggcggtcaggtcctggatggcgtggcATCGAAGCGGCCTGCAGCAGAGAACATGCTTCTACCATCCGTATGAGGAAAGTATCAACGTGACTGGAACATATTACACCCAGCCCTCACTGTGTACGGGTGGGGggcctgagccaccccgagggatgcaccaggcggcggccggcacaaTGAGAGCGGCTGTGAAATGTCCTGCGAAGCGGAGTGCAGGTGGAGCTTGAGCCAGCGACCGCGCCCCCAATGACTGAGACGTCATTGCTGTACTGAGTGTGTCTCTGGGTACTTCGCAGCACACGCTGGGGCCTTTGGCAAGCGGAGAGAAGTGGAGTTCAGATTATGCACTGTGACAGAATAGACACTTCAAGTGAAGGCTTGAATCGCTCTGTCAATTCCTCTTCAGgtgctcctttttttgtgtgtcgCCTATCGCTCTTTCGCCGCCCCTCCCTTTAACTTTCTCCTGTTTTGATTTGTTGTGGCTGTCACTCTCACCCTCGCGTCCCCTCGCTTCGTTGCGCTTTAGAACAGCCGCTCCAATTTTCTGACAGCACTTCTTTTCGGctcttgtctctctgtgtgtattttttttttcattttggCGCCTTTTACGAGTCCTGTTCGTGCGCCTCctcactgccccccccccgccccactcAGCCTACCTCACGAGAACCACACTTTTACAAaacgtttctttttttcttctctttttttcgtcAGCCTCTCGTCTCGCCTGCGCAAATTTGCGCTTTCGTTTAAACTCTCGATTCTTCattccgcctcctcctcttctcagTCGCTGACGCTTCTCTCCCGGCTTGATTTCCCGCTTCTCCACATTAACTCCGTTGGCGGTAGCAATTGTGGGCATGTGTGGAGCCTTACCTGAGGCTGACGGAGTCGTGTGGAGCTCagtgtgttttttttccgaTTCTGTACGGAAGTACTCTTGTTGCTCTGAGCTTGtatgtgtctctgtgtgggtgtcgcctcctcctcggcaatCATCAGCTGATTATAGGCTCAGATGgcgcacaacacacacgcatatataGACAGGAAGGCAGTCGCTCATCATCGGGTATGTattcctccctttctcttttggcAATGGCAGAAAGCCACAGTTGTGGCAAACAGAAACTGgagatgggagagaggggctcCTTGCAGCACAGTCACCTTGCTCTTGacatcctcttctcttcactccAGCCCATTCTACGCCCAGTCCGCTGTTCTTTGCCGTTTACACAATATGCGCACTTTCAGTTTTCTCGAATATAACGGCCTACGTACTGTTTTGTTCCTGCATGTTTGcccttcgcttctcctcgCACATACATCTATCATGCACTTACATTCAAACTAGATGTACTCGGCGTTGCATACTCCGCACAAGgtgttttttctccttctgagtcatgtttctcttctcgaaTCAAATcctgctcccctccccccccctcatccGCTTATTCCGCTAATCCCCTCTCTTTATCTGGATATCGAGCTCGCTTTGTGTGTCTTTCATCGCTTCCTCCACCCGGTCTCGCCCTTGTGAGTCCATGTTGTCTGTCCTTTGCGTACGTGCTCGGGCCCCTTATCCCTCTCTCTGGCCCCCTTTGGTACGTTCGGCTCTATGCCCATTGCGTTGTGCCATTCCGTCTCGCGTCGTTGCGTATGCCCCCGTTTCATCTTTTGCTTAGTCTTTGCGTTGTCTccatgtgtgtatgtgtgtgtggggagggggggtgcatctctctctctctcttccccctgGGGAATGTACGccctgtttctctctctcttgtgtgtgtgtgtgtttctaGTGTAGCGGTTGCGCCTCTGTGCCTGTCGCAGTAGAGATGAGGCTGGCCGTCTTCAACGGCTGATCCTATTtctttgtgggtgtgtcgtGCGCGTGTTTTCATTTTTCGTCCTTACTTTTATGGTTTCATCGAGTGCAGGCCCATCGCTGCACAGAAAGTGCAGTCccgcctttcttcttcaagaggaggagagtggcgtTGGGTAGTGCGTCATGCGAATCGGTTGAGGTTTCAAAGAAAAGATCGTGTGAACTGCAACAAGATCGAACACCGTGgtacttctctctctcttgcggtGCTTGTAAGCGCGGTTCACTACATGTTTCTATGCCGCTGAGACACGCCCTCTCTTGTTGCTTCCTTTGAGCGCCACTGCGGGGAGAGAAATTCAAGTTGTGGTCAATGAGTTTTTCGACTCTtcgcctttcccttctctctaaGCGTGGGTGCCTCACCATTAGTAAAGCGGTAGTGGTGATTCTTTGTCGTTGTCTtcgcccttcctccttccctctcttgccgGCCACATcttgtccctccctcctcgacCCCTCTCCTGTCATGATGTTTCTACTACGCACCTTCCTTGGCCTTTCGCTTCTTTACTTGCACATTCACTACATAtaaggagagaaaagtaCACACTTAAGTTAATATGATTCGCTTCAGAATTGAACCATGAGAAGGATGTAATCActgcctcccccacctcccaaGAAGCGCAAACGCTGAATCCTCACTGGGTACCAAGGTTGAGCCCAAGCCCCGCAGTTTTGCGTGCCTCGCATTCTCGTAGTGTGGGCAACCGAAAATCACCTGCCCGCGCACACAATCACGCTCGCATGTtttctccctgtgtgtgtgtgtgtgcgcgcgtgtgcagccgTCCCCCTCGATGACCGTGTGAGAGACGCCCACTAGCActtgctctccccctcgccccaCCTTCCTTCTTGGAAGGAAGGGTGAATACGTCTGTGCATATGtgcctgctctctctctctccccctccccctcctccctcactttTATTGCCTCACTTCCGTGACGAAACCTCTGACAAAtactcccctcctctcctccgttGCTGACCAGCGGCAGAGCACGCGTTTCTCGCTGATTGTATTCGtcgtttttttccttttttcgtctttttgtttttggaTCGCCTCATTGCCTGCGCATCAGTGCTGCACGCTTTTTTGGCTCCTTCTCCATTTCCTCTCACGTACTCTCTCCGTCGAAGACCAGCACACTCCACCTATAActcacctccctcccactgAGCGCaacctccctcctcaccaaCACCCTTTGCTttctccactctctcccATACCGACCACTCTCGCTGGCCtcgggcacacacacacacacacactatcGACAGCTTATCTGAGCAACTGTCCTCCACTATACGGATCAGGACGTAAAGTGAaataaaaaagaaagaggaagcaTTTGCGCCCTCTAAGCGCTAACACATACACATTCACGTCACGAAAATGTATGTCCATCCGATTGTTCAGCCCATGAGCCAATCGCTCGGCTCGCCTACCATCGTAAACGGTGCTTATCGAGTCAATGCGATTCCCGTCCTACAGCAGCAGTTTCTGTACACGACGCAGCCCATGATGGCGACGCAGTCCATAATTCAGACCATTCCTGCCACCACGCCCATGTACtcggtggcgccgccacaTCGGCAGAAGAATAAGGGCAATGCCGTGTTGTTTGTGGGGCAGTTAAACTATGATGTGACGGAGAAGGAtgtgcaccacctcttctcccacTATGGCCAAGTGGTGAACGTTGTGCTGCTAAAAGACACCAAGCGCAACAGCAGTAAAGACGCATCCTCTCCgcagaagagcagcaaaCACGTCGTTGGCAGCTCGGCCTTCGTGACATACCCGACGACCGCCGAGGCGGACTTGGCCATCGTCTCTCTGCACAACCGCTACTGCATGGACAACCGCGATAAACCCGTGCAGGTCTCCTACTGCCAGAAGACAGACATCATCTCCGACTTCGGCTACCGCCATGCATTGCAGCTGCACTCCGAGAACCCTGCCAACCCAATTCCTAGCATCACCCCTACACCCTCTGTCGCCTACGCCGTCAAGTTTGCACAAAAGCGCAGCAAAGAGGGCGGCACagaagacgaaaaaaaagggaaacatTAATAATGTGTCGAGCAAAGGGTAACAACGCGCCTTACAGGTAGAGGTGTGGTGCGCCTGATTGTACATGGACCTGCAGACtgctcttttctcgcttGCACGTACCTAAGGTGAGTGCAGTGTGGGCAAGAAGGTTgcacgagaagaggagaaaagtaCCAGAGAGGCTGGAGTGAGCATCGTGCAGGAGTGTCATAGCAACGGGGAGGCGTGCGCGCTCGTGTGATACGAAGACGGCTAGGCAGCCGTGCAGGAGCAGGTGAGGTACACGCACATCCGCACAGGTTCACACCCTGCTCCCCGTGCCTTCTATCTCTCAAGCTTGGAGATGGAGGGGTACATGCATGTGGCTCACCTTTGCTTTCTCCACCAACTTCACTACTCCAACCTCATTCCTGTTccgtatttttttttgtgcgtCGTTTACtgcgggggtggggagagaggagcaatacggcacgacgacgacggcggcgaagacgaAAAGAAGGGCACGCGTTCAATGGTTCAACGCGTAGGAGAGGGTTGAGGTGTTCCTTTACAGCCGGAAAGGCAGAAGGTGCAGAGGGTGAATGAAGAGTGAAACGAAAATGGAACGCGAAACagacgggaaaaaaaaaagcatatgaaagcgaaaagagTCGAGAATATGCATGCAGCGGAGGGACAGAAAGGGGAGCAGAGTGGAATCCGTGCCGTGGTGGGTGTACCTCTTCAACTCGAATTACCTTGTTGCTTCGccgcgcccctcccccactgtGCCCTCGTcatcgttttcttttttctgttACGCCGCTGTCTCGCCTGTCTCAGGATGTCCACTCTGGCTTTTCGTTTCGCACACCAGTCCTTTTTGGttgccgcctctctcttctcagcGCCTTTCCAGCTTCTCAtgtccctctccttcccacaGTCCTTACTCCCTGACACGTTTTGTGTGTCTTAACGTTGTGGCCTGCATCGCTCTTTGTGTTtcgctctgtgtgggtgttaTAGCACGATTGTGTGTTTGGCGGAGatttgtcgctgctgttgtcttCAACAGCCATCATTGTTCTCCGcgcctttgcctctctcttccccccccctgttTTGCTTCGTTGTCCTCCCTTCTACACGGTTGACAGTATGCGTAGGCGCCCCTGGGTGtaaaagagcgaaaaagggaaagaccACCAGCGTTAGCTGATATGTCGCCGCGCGTCgtcttctgtttctcttttgaTCTCCTTTCTGATTAAGTTTCACTTCGCTTgttcgttgttgttgctgctgctcctctctctgcagaTCAAAGCTCGACATTCACTTCCCTTTTTGTCGTGCTTTGCTATCATCTCATCCCCCTCTCATGAGATCTGCGGTTGcagctcccctcttctctctcccccccccatcaGCGTCATATCCCTtctcttgtctttctctgCGGCTTggttctccctcttctctctcccttttcacACAAATCGTAAGTGAtgagaagcagaaagaaaaTCTCCTGCAGAAGTatccatgtgtgtgtgtgtgggtgggtgtagcTCTTTTCTGTtagtctcctcctctctctctctgctcttctgTTCGGGCAACGTGGTCTGAGAGTCATACTCACCGACGCAATTCACATACCAATGCACTTTTACACAGGCTCGTCCTCACCCCTCACTAAACCCGCTCAGCAGAATTGCAACAGCAAGAGCGGGAAAACGCTGGAATTGGAGGTACATTAATCACTCGTCCTCTCTTCATCGATTCCTTCCTTTGGTTTTCGCTTTGCCCTTCTGCTTATTTGCCGCTTGCGTTGCCAGAGT
The window above is part of the Leishmania panamensis strain MHOM/PA/94/PSC-1 chromosome 33 sequence genome. Proteins encoded here:
- a CDS encoding hypothetical protein (TriTrypDB/GeneDB-style sysID: LpmP.33.1530), whose translation is MYVHPIVQPMSQSLGSPTIVNGAYRVNAIPVLQQQFLYTTQPMMATQSIIQTIPATTPMYSVAPPHRQKNKGNAVLFVGQLNYDVTEKDVHHLFSHYGQVVNVVLLKDTKRNSSKDASSPQKSSKHVVGSSAFVTYPTTAEADLAIVSLHNRYCMDNRDKPVQVSYCQKTDIISDFGYRHALQLHSENPANPIPSITPTPSVAYAVKFAQKRSKEGGTEDEKKGKH